One genomic segment of Candidatus Saccharimonadia bacterium includes these proteins:
- a CDS encoding transposase, with protein MVPPADLDRLSYAELKSLVIKQFEVIAELQRTVGALRDEIARLKGGPGRPNIKPSGMEKATEPKPQKPAGKERPKRGPTRTKLTINEEKTVKVAAPPGSRFKGYTSFVVQDLVLRAHVVDFRCERWLTPDGTMLTAALPDGLAGHFGPELRRFILAQYHQGQVTVPRLVEMLRALGIFISKRQVVRLLIEGQEPFLNEANEVLRAGLSSAAWITVDDTGVRHKAKNGFCTQIGNAHFTWFGTTDKKNRANFLALLRAGYGDYIINGEALAYMRQRSLAAHVITRLADHPDQYFADQQAWTAHLEKLAITMLKVNPDPVEIATEGALWGSIKAHGLLPNTVIVSDDAGQFNVGEHGLCWVHAERLVHKLDAFTDANRKAQRHIRSLIWRFYRDLKAYRLAPSKNRKAALTARFDRIFMRQTGFVTLDRLLKRLHANKAELLKVLERPEIPLHTNGSENDIRGVVTKRKVSGGTRSDVGRDCRDGFLGLGKTCKKLGIVFWNYLGSRLGISGQPDLPSLADIVRHRCASA; from the coding sequence ATGGTGCCGCCTGCCGATCTTGACCGTCTGTCGTATGCCGAGCTGAAGAGCTTGGTGATAAAGCAGTTTGAGGTCATAGCCGAGTTGCAGCGAACTGTTGGCGCGCTACGAGACGAGATCGCCCGGCTCAAGGGCGGGCCGGGCCGGCCGAATATCAAACCGAGCGGCATGGAGAAGGCGACCGAGCCGAAGCCGCAGAAGCCTGCCGGCAAGGAGCGCCCCAAGCGGGGGCCCACGAGGACAAAGCTGACAATCAATGAGGAGAAGACCGTCAAGGTGGCGGCGCCACCCGGCTCGCGCTTTAAAGGCTACACGAGTTTCGTCGTGCAGGATTTGGTCCTGCGCGCCCACGTCGTTGATTTTCGCTGCGAGCGTTGGCTGACCCCCGACGGTACCATGCTGACCGCCGCGTTGCCGGACGGCCTTGCGGGCCACTTCGGGCCAGAACTGCGTCGCTTCATTTTGGCGCAATATCATCAAGGCCAAGTCACCGTGCCGCGACTGGTAGAGATGTTGCGGGCGCTCGGCATTTTCATCTCCAAGCGACAGGTTGTTCGCCTGCTGATTGAGGGCCAGGAGCCATTCCTCAACGAGGCGAACGAAGTGCTGCGCGCCGGACTTTCAAGTGCCGCCTGGATTACCGTGGACGACACCGGAGTCCGTCACAAAGCCAAGAACGGCTTCTGTACCCAAATCGGCAACGCGCACTTCACATGGTTCGGCACGACAGACAAGAAAAACCGTGCCAACTTCCTCGCGCTTCTGCGCGCTGGCTACGGTGACTACATCATCAATGGCGAGGCGCTGGCCTATATGCGCCAGCGTAGCCTGGCAGCGCACGTGATCACCCGCTTGGCCGATCATCCCGACCAGTATTTCGCTGACCAGCAAGCATGGACCGCGCATCTTGAAAAGCTCGCCATCACCATGCTCAAGGTCAACCCCGATCCGGTTGAGATCGCCACCGAGGGTGCGCTGTGGGGGAGCATCAAGGCCCATGGTCTGCTGCCCAATACCGTCATCGTCAGCGATGATGCGGGCCAATTTAACGTCGGTGAACACGGCCTTTGCTGGGTCCATGCCGAGCGCCTCGTTCACAAGCTTGATGCATTCACCGATGCGAACCGCAAAGCCCAGCGCCACATCCGCAGCCTGATTTGGCGCTTCTACCGCGACCTCAAGGCCTATCGGTTGGCTCCATCCAAAAATCGCAAGGCAGCTCTCACGGCGAGGTTCGATCGCATCTTCATGCGCCAGACCGGTTTTGTCACTCTTGACCGGCTACTCAAGCGTCTGCACGCCAACAAAGCTGAGTTGCTGAAGGTGCTGGAACGTCCCGAAATCCCGCTCCACACCAATGGCTCCGAAAACGACATTCGCGGCGTGGTAACCAAACGAAAAGTCAGTGGCGGCACTCGTAGCGACGTGGGCCGCGATTGCCGTGACGGGTTCCTCGGCCTCGGCAAGACATGCAAAAAACTGGG